From a single Molothrus ater isolate BHLD 08-10-18 breed brown headed cowbird chromosome Z, BPBGC_Mater_1.1, whole genome shotgun sequence genomic region:
- the LOC118699418 gene encoding uncharacterized protein LOC118699418, giving the protein MPSYSPASMDLAHLLAITTAILFGSPIPSAGPWIVPQPKANVWGTLASAIGQENICLNMASAEDPMSTCLVGIPLPPIQIPYPVGPPLTALTTKPISSSVDPRFVWRDAIKNLAPLDSEPSQLELLGSANASFCFQFVYSPIPGDKRFESMRQFKKEYTASQWCDSVAQLYTPSTYGSQPLSLPRGIFFICGDRVWAGIPSRLVGGPCTIGWLSLFTPNLMKINDWKVKRTTPDLVRSKRDIKELDLECDSEIIHWSKPKIVAVTLFLPWVSVAKSLGELARLECWVAKQANLTSATLSDLLADEETTRKATLQNRAAIDFLLLLHNHRCEEFEGLCCLNLTSRAEDVRVTIDKMKGLVHDIKQQTSDWLGDLFQVWGLSGWAGSILKTVFIALLVLFVVLVACSIVWGLVKRLIARTIASPDVNRVEVPGQIGEDWNSTSSEHSNSEDFCPDFGEVEQAQTSV; this is encoded by the coding sequence TTACTCTCCCGCCTCTATGGACCTGGCCCACCTCCTTGCCATCACGACAGCCATCCTCTTCGGGTCGCCTATTCCATCGGCAGGCCCTTGGATCGTCCCCCAGCCCAAGGCCAACGTTTGGGGCACCCTCGCGAGCGCCATCGGCCAGGAGAACATATGTCTCAACATGGCGTCAGCAGAGGACCCAATGTCGACCTGCCTCGTGGGGATCCCTCTCCCTCCTATTCAGATACCTTATCCTGTTGGTCCTCCCCTTACTGCCCTAACTACCAAACCCATTTCCTCCTCGGTTGATCCCAGGTTCGTCTGGAGGGATGCGATTAAGAATTTAGCTCCCCTAGATTCTGAACCCTCACAACTTGAGTTGCTCGGCTCCGCCAACGcttccttttgctttcagtttgtTTATTCCCCTATCCCCGGAGACAAGCGGTTTGAATCTATGCGGCAATTTAAGAAAGAATACACCGCCAGTCAATGGTGCGATTCAGTCGCCCAGCTGTACACCCCATCCACCTATGGCAGTCAGCCACTGTCTCTGCCCCGGGGAATCTTTTTCATTTGCGGAGACCGAGTGTGGGCAGGCATCCCCTCTCGCCTGGTCGGAGGTCCTTGCACTATAGGTTGGCTGTCGCTGTTTACACCCAACCTGATGAAAATTAATGATTGGAAAGTGAAAAGAACCACTCCTGATTTGGTCCGGTCCAAGAGGGACATTAAAGAGCTCGACCTGGAGTGCGATTCAGAAATTATTCATTGGTCTAAGCCAAAAATTGTAGCCGTCACCTTGTTTTTGCCATGGGTGTCGGTGGCTAAGTCACTGGGAGAATTGGCTCGCCTGGAGTGTTGGGTTGCTAAACAAGCCAACCTTACCTCAGCCACCTTATCAGACCTCCTAGCAGACGAAGAAACAACGAGGAAGGCGACCCTCCAGAACAGAGCGGCGATTGACttcttgctgctcctgcacaacCATCGCTGCGAGGAGTTCGAGGGCCTCTGCTGCCTGAATTTGACATCACGGGCCGAGGATGTGAGGGTGACCATTGACAAGATGAAAGGCCTGGTGCATGACATCAAACAGCAGACATCGGACTGGCTGGGGGACCTTTTCCAAGTATGGGGACTGTCGGGCTGGGCAGGCTCCATTTTAAAGACTGTTTTTATAGCCCTTTTAGTTCTGTTCGTTGTTTTAGTTGCCTGCTCCATCGTCTGGGGGCTAGTTAAGAGACTCATAGCAAGAACCATCGCTAGCCCGGACGTCAACCGGGTAGAAGTCCCTGGACAGATAGGCGAAGACTGGAATTCCACCTCCTCAGAGCACTCAAACTCCGAGGACTTCTGCCCAGACTTCGGTGAGGTGGAGCAGGCCCAAACCTCAGTTTAG